The Bacillus sp. NEB1478 genome contains the following window.
TATCCGGCTCAATAAAGAAAAAGAATAATGTTTTGGGTGAACATTCGATAAAAATTTCTTTTGTAAGTCTGCTAGTATCTCCGTTCATTATTTCTTCTTTCCTCCTCTTCTGCGGCTTCTTTTAAGCGCAATAAGCTATCATCCCAAAATTGGTCCACAAATTCTTTTAAATCCTTGAACCCTTCCTTTCTTATTCTGTAATAGCGCTTAGTACCTGATTTTCGAACAGAGACCAGTCCAGAACTCTCAAGTACTTTTAAATGCTGGGAGATCGCAGGAGCCGATATGTCGAAATGCTCTGCAATAGATGTTGATGTTCGTTCACCATTACGTAAAAGATTTAATATTTCCCTGCGGCTGGGAACGGATAAGGATGCAATTATTTTTTCTATCATGGTATTAATTTAGCATTCACTTAATTAAGTGTCAACTTAATTTAAAAAACTTCAAAAAAATTGCCCAAAAGAGAGGAGTCTCCTTAGGGCAGTTTGGAATTAGTGCGGTAAGAACGCTAATTGATATAAGAATAATACAGCAAACAAGTACACTAAGAATGGAACTTCACGCCATTTGCCTTTTACGATTTTTAAAATTGGATAAGAAATGAATCCAAGCGCGATTCCAGTCGCGATACTGGATGTGAGTGGCATCGTTAAAATAATTAAGAAAGCTGGGAACGCCTCGTCTAACTCGTTCCAGTTGATTTTGCTAAGTGAACCAAGCATTAAGCTTCCAACGATGATTAAAGTTGGAGCTGTAATCGCAGCAAGGTCAGAGATCGTACCTACGAGCGGTGCGAAAAAGGCTGAGACGACAAACAATAGGGCAACAACAACGGAAGTTAATCCTGAACGTCCGCCTGCAGCTACACCTGATGAAGATTCGATGTATGCACTTGTCGGGCTTGTCCCGAAAGCAGCACCGACTGTCGTTGCAATAGAGTCAGCGAGAAGGGCCTGTCGTGCACGAGGCATTTTGTTTCCTTTCATCAAACCGGCTTGTTCGGCAACACCGACCATCGTTCCAGTTGTGTCAAAGATCGTGACTAGCAAGAATGAGAAGACAACAGCGTATAATCCATAGTGGAACACGTCTGCAAAGGCAGCAATCGGATCACCAAAAATAAAAAATTCAGTCGGCATTTTTGGAGCCGCCACGATTTTATGAAATTCCAGGATTCCAGTAAAGTATGCGATTGCTCCCGTAATGATCATGCCGAAGAACAAAGCACCATTAACGTTAAGAGCCATTAAGATCAATGTGATGGCAAGACCTGCAAGTGCCAGCATAACAGTTGGGGAATGCAAATCACCAAGAGCTACTAAGTTTTCCGGATGTGCTACGATAATTTTTGATAAACGCATTCCGATAAACGCGATAAAAAGTCCGATACCCGCTGTAATTCCGTGTTTCAGGTTAGCCGGGATCGACTCGATCAGTTTAGAACGGAAAGGTGTTAATGATAAGATGACAAATAAGATACCGGCAACAAAAACGGCGCCAAAAGCGGTTTGGTAGTTAATGTTTGTATGGTTTCCAACGACCGAAAATGCAAAATACGCGTTTAATCCCATTCCGGGTGCAATGGCGATTGGATAATTGGCAAAAAGGGCCATCCAAAGGGTCCCAACTACGGTTGAGATGATTGTTGCAATAAATACGATATCAAATGGTACACCAGCAGAGTGAAGAATAATCGGGTTTACAATCACGATATAGACCATCGTTAAAAATGTTGTAAGACCGGCAATTAATTCTGTTTTTACATTTGTACCAAGTTCATTTAACTTAAAAAAGGATGAAAGCATTGTGTTTACCTCCGAAATACGAACGATTTATGAGTACAAGTTATATAATATTCGTTTTTAGGAAAATATTCAACCTTATTTTAGAATGCTTTTTTCTAAAAGATTGCTGCTTCTGGGGCATTTTTGTAATTTGACTCCAATGACAAGTTGATTGGAGTGTAAGGTGTGAGACTCCTGCGGGACAGGCGGGCAGGTGAGACACTTATACGTGAAACGTACGAATGTGGCTCACCGCCTGCCCCGCGGAAAGCGAGCAACCTAGAACGGAAATCAACCACTTACAAGAGCAACAAAGCTTTTGAACCACCCTTTTAGAATGTATCTTACTGAGAGATTCTTTCATTTTGTGATACAATACGTGTTAATAATGAATGTTTAGAGGAGCTGGAAGTATGAAAGATTTTTTCAATTCCAATGATAACGCCAAAGACGGCGATAAAAAGAAAAAGGGCATGGGATTCACTATCATCAGCGGTGACTCTACAGATGGACATGGCGGTTACGGTGTCGGAAGTTTAACGCTGGATCATGTTACACCTGTAATTGTTGACGTGGAGGACGCAGTTGCTTATATCGATATGGGCGCGATGCATGCAAGAAGTGAAGTCGAAAAAAGAGTGAAGTTCACGCCAAACCGTGAAAATACACCAAACCCAAGATTGTATTGGCTAGTTTGGGTAACGATCAACCGCGGAGCTAATGGACCCTATTATTTTGGACTGACAGCTTGTGAGATGCAGGTCGATAAGGAAGCTCGACGCGGCTATAAAAGTTTGCCAGAACACGTAAACCGCATGGACAAATCCATGAAGGGCCGTGTGATGGTTGAGAACATGGACGATCATGCAAGACGCATTCTCGGTGAGTTCTTAAAAGAGCATGATGAAGATATGTTCAGCCGTTCTGGAGAAGAAATCAAGTCATTAGTGGAATAAAAATGGCAAAGTTATGAACCTTTTTTGAACATTTTTTAAAAAACTTGTGACAAGAAAGCACTTCCATTAAACTAAGGTTAGCATTGTACACACAATGTGCTAGGACAATAAAGTGCCCGGGGCTTTGTATAGAGCTTCCGGGCATTTTATTTTGTCCGGGAAGTTTGAAGTTAGGCGGTTTTGTCGTTTGTCGAATCATGTCGGTTCGTGGTTATATGGGCGATAAGTGTGGAATTATGGAAATTAATGTGGATATATTGGCTCTAAACGTGGAATTATCGCAAATAACGTGGATTTATCACCATTTTTCATGGAATTACATAAAAATCAAGCTTTCATCATAATAAAAAACCCCTGCCGATCAGCAAATGGCAGGGGTTTTCAGCTTACCAAGAGAAAATCCGTTTGAAAAATCCTTTTTTCTCTTCAGTTTTCTCCAATTTTTCATTTACTTTCTTTGAAATGCCATGTTCGTCACAATATTCGATGGGTTCTGTTCCTTTTTCGTAATAAGAGATGCGAGTAACCGGACAGCTTTCGGTTGCAAGCTTTCCGTCCTGCGGATCAATCGTGACCGCAACGACTCCTTCTGGCTGGTGAAAGGAGAGAATTTGTTTGTTTTTTAATGCTCCTTCCATAAAATACGCCCAGATTCGCTTGGAGTAGCCCGTGTCATTAATATCATGAAGCTCTTTGCTTTCATCGTATCCGACCCAAACGCCTGTTACGAGCTGAGGGGTGTAGCCGACCATCCAGCTGTCGGACGGAGTCGATCCTGATTTTCCAGCCATCGGCCGCGTTAAATATTGATTAATGCTGGAACCAGTTACACTCGTATAGTCGTTCAGCTTTTCATCGAATGTTCCCGTTAACAGGTCGGTCATCACGAACGCTTTATTTTCATCGATCACTTGCTCGCTTTTGTAGTCCTTTTTATAAAGAACTTTTCCTTTCGAGTCGGTGATCTTCGTTATAAATACAGGGTCGACTTTCTTTCCGCCATTGGCAAAAACACCGTATGCACTCGTCAATTCCATCACACCTACACTTTTTGATCCGAGGGCTAGGGAAGGAATGCTTGCGAGCGGACTTTTTATGCCGAATTTTTTGGCGGTTTTGACGAGTTTCTCAGGTCCTAAATATAGATTTGTTTTTACCGCATAAATGTTATCGGATAAAGCGAGCGCTTGAGCCATCGTAATAAAATCGTTGGCGTAGCGGTTTTTGAAGTTTTTCGGTTTGTATTCTGTTACCCCGTCTGCCATCGCGAACGTTGTTGGTTCTGATTTGATAGGTGTCGACGGTGTGTAGCCATGTTCTAATGCTGTGTAATAAAGAAAAGGCTTAAATGTTGAACCGGGAGCACGTTTCGCTTGAATCGCCCGGTTGAACGAGCTTTTCTCAAAATCTCTTCCCCCAATGAGAGCCTTCACGTTTCCATTTCGCGGATCCATCGCAACGAGTGCGGTTTGGATTTTTTCATTATCGATAATTCGGTTTTCGACAGTATGTTCGGCAACTTCCTGCATGTTTGGATCCAATGTTGTGTAAATGTTCAGTCCGCCGAATTGAATGGAATTGGCGTTGATGTTGAGCTCGCTTTTCAATGTGCGCATGACAGCGTCCTGAAAATAAGGAGCAACCGCGATGACTTTTTCATCTTCTTCTCGTACATAGTTCAATTTTTCATTTTCAGCTTGAACGACAGCCTCTTTTTTTATCAATCCGTCTTCCGCCATGGATGTTAAGATGATGTCTTGTCTCTTTTTTGCATGATCTTCATTATAAATAGGAGAGTAGTAACTCGGACCTTTCGGGATGCCAGTGAGCATCGTTGCTTCAGCAAGCGTCAGGTCATCGGCGTTTTTCCCGTAATAATAGCGTGCAGCGGACTGGATTCCATAAGAACCATGACCGTAATAAATCGTATTTAAATAGCCTTCTAAAATCTCATCCTTCGAATAACTCATCTCCAGACGCATCGTGTAAAAGGCTTCTTGAAATTTTCTTCGCCACGTTTTTTCGTGCGTTAAAAAAAGATTCCGTGCATATTGCTGAGTGATCGTGCTCGCACCTTGCACTTTAGCTCCAGCTTTTATATCCGCTAATAGAGCTCCTGCGATTCTTTTCGGATCAAAACCATGGTGCTTGCGGAAGCTTTTATCCTCGATGGAAATGGTTGCGTCTATTACATCTTTATCTATTTTTTTCAGGGGAACCCAATACCGGTTTTGGGCTTTGTTGTTGATCTCACCGATTTTCGAACCGTCTGCTGCATAAAGGGTCGTTGTCTGCGGAACGAGCAGTTCTGGGGGACCCATCAGTTTAGCCAGCATCAGCAATCCTATGAAACCTAAAACAAAACTTCCAAAGGTGATGGCACCCCATTTTTTAATCCAGCGTATTTTTTGTTCTTTTGTCGCTTCTTTAATAATCTGCCAAAACTTCACCTTCCGACCCTCCTTATAATCCGAACGTTTTTTATTAGCCATTTTTATTAGATAGTATGGTGAAAAAGTGCGGCTCTTAAACGTAATCAAGAAACGAAATGCTATAATGGCAGGTAGACAGGAGGTACGGTAATGCTTATACAAAACATTCAATATATGAAGATCGGTGAAAACGGAAAGTGGCAAGTGAAGTCTGGAGATATATTGGTTCGTGAAAATCGGATCGAGAACATTGGAGATTTTTCTTATGATGAGCCGGAAGAGACGGTGGACGGTAAAGGGATGCTGGCGTTACCAGGACTCGTGAACGGGCACCAGCACACGCCAATGTCACTGCTGCGCTGTTTTAGTGATGACGTTCCTCTTATGACATGGCTGAACGAAAAAATGCTTCCGCTTGAAATGAAGATGAACGATGAGGACCGCTACTCTGGTGCTATGATTTCAATGGCTGAAATGATCAAAAGCGGAACGACGTCTTACGCGGATATGTACATAGGTATGGACCAAGTGGCTGAAGCGGCAGCAGTGTCAGGAATCCG
Protein-coding sequences here:
- a CDS encoding metalloregulator ArsR/SmtB family transcription factor; protein product: MIEKIIASLSVPSRREILNLLRNGERTSTSIAEHFDISAPAISQHLKVLESSGLVSVRKSGTKRYYRIRKEGFKDLKEFVDQFWDDSLLRLKEAAEEEERRNNERRY
- a CDS encoding transglycosylase domain-containing protein; translated protein: MANKKRSDYKEGRKVKFWQIIKEATKEQKIRWIKKWGAITFGSFVLGFIGLLMLAKLMGPPELLVPQTTTLYAADGSKIGEINNKAQNRYWVPLKKIDKDVIDATISIEDKSFRKHHGFDPKRIAGALLADIKAGAKVQGASTITQQYARNLFLTHEKTWRRKFQEAFYTMRLEMSYSKDEILEGYLNTIYYGHGSYGIQSAARYYYGKNADDLTLAEATMLTGIPKGPSYYSPIYNEDHAKKRQDIILTSMAEDGLIKKEAVVQAENEKLNYVREEDEKVIAVAPYFQDAVMRTLKSELNINANSIQFGGLNIYTTLDPNMQEVAEHTVENRIIDNEKIQTALVAMDPRNGNVKALIGGRDFEKSSFNRAIQAKRAPGSTFKPFLYYTALEHGYTPSTPIKSEPTTFAMADGVTEYKPKNFKNRYANDFITMAQALALSDNIYAVKTNLYLGPEKLVKTAKKFGIKSPLASIPSLALGSKSVGVMELTSAYGVFANGGKKVDPVFITKITDSKGKVLYKKDYKSEQVIDENKAFVMTDLLTGTFDEKLNDYTSVTGSSINQYLTRPMAGKSGSTPSDSWMVGYTPQLVTGVWVGYDESKELHDINDTGYSKRIWAYFMEGALKNKQILSFHQPEGVVAVTIDPQDGKLATESCPVTRISYYEKGTEPIEYCDEHGISKKVNEKLEKTEEKKGFFKRIFSW
- a CDS encoding NCS2 family permease, whose protein sequence is MLSSFFKLNELGTNVKTELIAGLTTFLTMVYIVIVNPIILHSAGVPFDIVFIATIISTVVGTLWMALFANYPIAIAPGMGLNAYFAFSVVGNHTNINYQTAFGAVFVAGILFVILSLTPFRSKLIESIPANLKHGITAGIGLFIAFIGMRLSKIIVAHPENLVALGDLHSPTVMLALAGLAITLILMALNVNGALFFGMIITGAIAYFTGILEFHKIVAAPKMPTEFFIFGDPIAAFADVFHYGLYAVVFSFLLVTIFDTTGTMVGVAEQAGLMKGNKMPRARQALLADSIATTVGAAFGTSPTSAYIESSSGVAAGGRSGLTSVVVALLFVVSAFFAPLVGTISDLAAITAPTLIIVGSLMLGSLSKINWNELDEAFPAFLIILTMPLTSSIATGIALGFISYPILKIVKGKWREVPFLVYLFAVLFLYQLAFLPH
- a CDS encoding YwhD family protein, which translates into the protein MKDFFNSNDNAKDGDKKKKGMGFTIISGDSTDGHGGYGVGSLTLDHVTPVIVDVEDAVAYIDMGAMHARSEVEKRVKFTPNRENTPNPRLYWLVWVTINRGANGPYYFGLTACEMQVDKEARRGYKSLPEHVNRMDKSMKGRVMVENMDDHARRILGEFLKEHDEDMFSRSGEEIKSLVE